The genomic window GAAGAATGAAATGCGTGGAGGAGATTTAGAGAATgtgtaaacattttattacattgtCAAACTATCTGGTAGTGACTAAGCCGCCAGGATATTTCCGTTTCCGAGGTCGAGTCGAGGCCGTTATTAAGACTaaaggcgattatattgaataagattgttttttttcatgattctaattttttttagcattggATTTTACTAAAATCGAATGAtaagtttaggagaaaatccgGTTGGCTGTTAAATAGGGATTGGATCCTGTATGTACCTAAGTTAATAACAattacctaaaaaatatatatattaaaatttctccGCCGGGATCTCTTTTTCCTGGAATTACTCGGATTTTTACACCCAGGGGAACTTCccggaaaatatttattgattctataatttcacagtatttattatttactaatgatatccagtaatttaaaaatttgttaccCGGGGATCCCCCTCAACGACGATTTCCGTGGAAATAAGAAACCCTTCGACTCTTAGTTACCCTATTGTGTCTCTGAATAAAAGATGAATTGGTAGAATTCATGGTACACAATTTATAagacttcatattaaaaatttattggttAAACATTCATACTATGTAACATGGGTTATATATTAAActatgaacaaataaaatataatgttattaacAAAGTaacgaaaaaatatgtttttttttaaatgtattaattaataataaatacggtacaataaataaataattaaaataaaaacaaaccttaGAAATGGTCTatgtgttttcttttcttttttttttgtatatatttttttgctcttttttaaaaagaaaatatgtaaatgatatattttattatgtagtcAATACAATCTGAATTGACTCATAAATAGAATTATGTATTCATAATGTTTTGTTTGTAGGCATTTTTAGACTACTAAGTCTCAATGtctattattctttcaaaacCGTGGCAACAGATGACGACATTCCCTCTTGGACTGTCAATCCTGCCAATTGTAGTTATGGTACTTTGGATCTACGAGTACATGTCCCCGTACAGGTGCAATTTGTCTAAGACGTCGATATAAAGACTGAGGTGGAGCAACTCCTTCTGATATCCTTATCCTTGATTCTTCAGCTACGATGGGCTCAGCTGTGGTCGCGGTACGAGTGGGAAATGTTATACTTAAGAGCGTCGTTGACGTAGTAGTTTCTTCCCGATTCTCTCCTTGAGATAATACGTCGATTCGATTACTGTCCTTAGTAGGAAACTCAATAGAGTCATCTCCCAAATTCCTTGGGTTTGAAGGAAACCCTGTTCCATCATCTGGGAGGAGACATTTTTTCTTATGCTCCTTTTCTTGAACTGGAATCATAATTTCTTGCTCCGAGCAGTTTTCTACGGGCTCCTCTTCACACTCTTGATACACAAGGGTCTTACATTTGGTTTGTTTGACTGGAACACAGTTTGTTGAGTGCTTCACCTCGCAAGACATGGTGGAGGTCATTTGCTCCTTCTCTGCTTCTTGGAGATCCGTGTAGGGAATGGGTTCACCTTCTTCGCAAATGATTTTAGGGACTTTGAAGTCTACTTGACGAGGAACGAGTTGACATTCTCTCCATGTCACAGGCTCGCAGGATTCGTTTCCTGCCCAAACCTAGCAAAGAAAAACAAGAGCGATATAATCATTTGCTTTTGAATATACCCAAATATGTGCATAGTATAAAATTTCCTACTAATaagatgttaaaaaatttaaaaaaatcttaaatatttttctttaatataaaataatttgcatttttttatacacatttaaGACACAGAATTTAATGCATAAAATACCTTTCCGATAAAGGCTTCAATGCATTGTACAATGTATGTAACTACATGGTTAGGAAtgtggactttttttttgaaaaggtgggcctgataacttttttagaagagacaaaaaactttctattgtatttttttagtcaaaccAATAACTTTGTAATGGTAACGATAAAAATTTCTCCATTTGGGTGGAATACAGCCAATTTAGTCCTTCTTCTGCGGCCGCCCCtgattatacattttatgtatcATTACGGAAGATCAGGACAGTTGGAACACAAGACGGTTGCAACAGGCCCTTTTTCAGGAACATAAACCTACAACCatatttacttgatttatttcaccaaaagattcccaGGTTAAATAGAGTAGAatgctataatatttacttgtaGTTAACGAGTGCTACTCCATCAAACCAATTAACGGAGCATTAcaagtgtataatatatagGGTTTTGAAATAAGAGGTgtcattttgatattcaaagaaaaatgtcatttttgtagataaatgaTTGTTGGTTTATTACAATCTAAAAGAGACAAGTATatcattaataatggaaaacaatatcagcTAAATGGCCACCACAGCTACGCTTACAGGGccgtatcctttttatgaaactttCCATCGCCAAATTGCAAAGTAGCTTCATAAATTCCAACTTTAATGTCTAGAATCGAGGCTGGGCTATTGGCATAGACCTTATTTTTCACGTGCCCCCAAAGGACAAAGTTGCAAGGTGTTAAATCACAGTTACGGTGAATGGATTGTGCTATCGAGagatgattaatgattttttatggccAGAATTAGATGGTATTGATCTGGACAACGTTTACTTTGAACGGGATGGCGCGACGTCTCACACAAGCAACGAAACCATTGTTCTTTTACGGAAAAACTTTCCGGTCGTGTTATCTCGTGAAGAGGCGATTGCAATTGGCCACCGAGATCTTGTGATTTAACACCTTGCGACTTCTTCCTTTGGGCCACGTGAAtgccatttttctttgaatatcaaaataacatctCTTATTGGAAAATCCTATACATATAATgcagattattttgaaaaaaaaaaaccgcaaTAATTTTAGTCAacttttctatgaaatattttatggaaactGTTTTTGAGGAgtcaaagtagtttttttttataatcattcacAGTCAGCTTTTGATGGGTTTTCCAGAAACTGAtctaatttgaattattgattattttgctatcaTTTGATATAGTtgaatcaaaattcaaaaaccaatacGAGAAGAGTTGCTAGCAATTAATGAatcattaaacaattttttctctcttcaactTTGGGGctagtttttatttaacaagGTGTAATCTCATTAGCATAAATTGAGATTTATGTAAtcagtttttttgtgtttttcttctaactgatataatttaaattttagattattttgctatcatttggtaaaactttatcaaaattcaaaaaaacactCATTCAGGAACAATGTAAGATATTGTAACCCTCAATAGTaaggggacagttgcaacaagtCCTGCAATTTTCTTCGCAATGTTCATTCttctatacatataatattatataattacacttTACATCAAGCATTTGATTAATAGCATTTTTGTGGCCAAACTATGGACTGGTATAACCTTCAAATAGActttaataatagtaaactTATCTAGTTTTGTTGTGCTAAAATTTAACAAGTCTTACTCAAACAAACATGGCGTAACTGAGCCAAAAAGTACAAGTGTTTCAagtttcctttttaaaaattccaagaattGAAAATAAGGTTATAATagaatgaaatacatattacatgGTGATAGGTATGTCTATCGACTAAATAATATGTAAGCACAtcgttgataaaattatattacataatagtATATTGCCTATAAgacaaaacaaattgaatactatacgaattttaacatttcatttcaggaatactaattaaatatgtattatgtagcTTTGCTTAGTAAATACatgtacaaaatgaaataatgaatgtAGGAATTGAATGTAAAACTAGGGAAactgctattattttttttcaaattgatattttttcggtaataaattactactatctggaatatacatacaaacaaataataaataaaatattataatatgtcgTTTCTACGTATAGCCCCCAAAGTAATAAAGAACACATGCTTTGTTTAGATTTTggaagtattttaatataatcattgtACATACAGACACACAGAGGTGTACACGTAGCTTCCAAGCTTCGTGGTTCCCAGTCTATTAACAAACATTTAAAgtccctttatttttattttcaaaattggtaACGTGATTGTTTGATTTGTTCTATAaatgtttccaaaaattcattctttatactaccaattacaaattgaCAACCAAATATCGTTTAAATGATTGTTACAGTGAGCTAACGGCAtggtaaatatacatacatgtaaataCGGTGTTTTTGAGCTggtcccaaggttaatagaaatacaagatttgaccatcatgtaatcgggcttgttagaattttcaatctgatgtattataccgactgctgggcaagacaggcagattttgacaaaacacccacccactcatctactatgacgtcaatattaaaagcgtggtggaagtcaaacataagttgtatacgcgttatggtataaccttgtatttctattacccTTGGACCAGCTATaaaacaccggatttacatgtatccATATTTATCACCCCGTTTACTCactgtaaaaatatttacacgGTATTTGGTTGTGAATTGTTGATTTACCTGCTTATTTCCCCCTTATGAGTGTTCTatacgttgattggttgaattcgaattagttTTTGTTAACCCCCTCTGTCAGTGAACTCTGTTAGTTATATAGCCCgagattgataaaaatacaccttattcctttgaatctaacTTTTATAGCCAATACTTGTGAGCATGGTCCTGAAAGTCCTACCTTTCTTTTCCTTTCAatttcttggattctttttttttaaatgtgaggaAATGTATAATTGTGGCTTTCATTTTAATGTTGGCAGATTTCTAAAATTTGAATTGTTTGATTAGCTTATGATAACGTAAcctagttaaaataattaataaaacaacgtTGATACTTGATTGGttacattcaatttttgaaaagaagggGCTTTTTTTGTATCATGCAACTTTTTTTCTAGTGAACTTTGGTGCAAGCTCAACCAGGtaatgttcaaaatattcataaagaCCAAGACTAATAGAAAAATCATCTACTGACAAAGgaatacagtgtacatttttatgtttgtggAATGACACcgtgttatttatttattataacaaacatttttagtctaaatttaaatacaaaagttgATACGgcattacctcactaacacaaaaatatcctatgtagtttgttgtcagctgtcaattccatcttctcccttgatacgtcatggctatttcataattaattctttttgatcaataaacaaagtaataagttattattctatacttatacttcgtttccaaaagaacaggaaatcaatttattgttgatcccttgtcatttatataatagatatattggccattttaatatttaaatgaagaattttttggctatttcttcttagaaataatataatagctactcttttaataaaatattactaagcaatattaaaatatagtatcgaataaaatactatttagattttaataatatgtaattcattttaaaaatggtgtaGAAGTTACTTTGATAGTCTGGAagtatataagagataaatggcagttggtatgattgacttatttggctaactacaagataattttgggccttttttcagtttttttttggatgaaaggtatcgtgatacaataaaggttgGCACTTTAAGAAATGGAGCtcttttaaagaaacaacaaaaaaaaaaaatctcttgacTAATTACATCATCAATATACCTATCAGCGATACAAGAAATATGTacttcattattgaattatccTCAGCATAAGTTCTGTAAATtcctcatataaaataattgatcttATTTTTGGGTCGCAACTTGTAGAATCTGATTGCATGTATTGTATATACAGTGCTCGGCAACAGGTGctcatttttccaaaagacactaaaacatgttgttgtttttttttaatcagaaaagttctatattctttttcacagttttttacacatttgaacttttgtttcatacatataattttggaaatcaTACAAATAGATTACTTTCCTCATATGCTGAATAAACCgaactaaattatattaatacctggtgattttgtcatttttttttttctatttaaataacttttcattaaaaggttttaaatgaatatttatttaataacatatctTATTTCATAATTGCGTATGATTAGTTGAGTAAGTAATTAGCAATTTACAGAATAAACGCTAACTACCAGATTTGGACATACTGCACCATTTTAGGATTATTGCATGATTCTAATTTTAGCTCATTAGCATCATTATCCGgagagttatttgcgttcaaagagttttgcaaatttcaaattatgaaaatgaattgaaaaaatgtaaacgGATTTTCATTTATAGCACCAATAAAGCCTCAAGTACTAAActacaaaatagtttaattaataaaatattatgttaatccGTTCTTTGGAAATTATTCAACGCAGGTTCCTCACTACTCCTTGTGATGATAGCTATTTACAgtattttcaagaaaactttagaatcttgtCTTTAGAATGAAATCACACTCACTCCTCTACTATTTCTAATGCCTGATTGTCATGgattataaataaaggaagtCATGTTCTTGCAcactgtatttataatatttgtttactaAGATCTTCCcggaatttaatatttttttattaagataatgaaaaataaatagtaagtaTTGAAGTTAACGTatattttctgatatttttttatgtaagccATCAGGATTCCTGTGGAATtagatcatatatatataaataccaatacctacatatgtacaatctacattgtacatacatatattgattcAATCATCTACAATTCCTAGCATATTTTAGGTATCctcctcatatttttttatgatactcCTTAGATAtctaattttgtaaaagaaaacaataaaaacaaatggtTATAGGCATTTATACCCATGTGGTTATTACCTGGAATTTTGAGCAATTTTCCTTAATCATCTACTTCATTCCTAAGTCGTTTAACAAAATTAGACTGCAATTTTTCTTATACGTATATACTgtaggtatatacatatttattatcaaatttacaaATCAGGAAATTTACTTTTGGAatgaaatagtataaaaatgCCCATCTAAAGTATGAATGGGGTATGtctaaagattataaaaatggttttagctTCACTCTAAGTCTTTCCAAAAACCGCCACTGCTATTCTAAAGATTAGCAGGCACAATTTTAGTTAGAGGCTGCGAGATTATATTTATTCTGGATATACCACGAACAATATTTCACTATATTGATGTGAGAAAGCAAATTGGTCATTTTCAAATGGTCACATAAATAGTCAAATGCCCAATGATACTTGAAAGTTGGGGTTGGTCACTAATTTTGCTTTCATTTGATTTGAACCATGCGAAATACTTCTTTTTGGAagcattttcaaaatttatgtattaatttttgataaattgtcaactataaatttattttgatgaatgtttGTTATGGTTCTGGAAATGAAATTTGTTCTGggcatatttaaaatcaatatactACAGCAAACACATACTAAATTTAggcaaaaattgaaaatgttgcCGTATACATTTTCGCAGCTTGTCATTTTGCCTAGACGTGATTTGAGGCATGACATTTCACCGCTTTTTTGTCTTTAGTTATTAATGCTGTATCTGAGCTATAGcttttaagatgaaaaaaatgaatacattgaagaaatttaaaaggaaaattgtttataaagaCACATAAGTAAGAAGTATCGGATCCAGAATGATGAGTCTATTTCAAAAGGACTCATTACTCATAGTCAtgattttaaatagtataaaaacataatgagaccttccatctattTTCAAGATCTTCTAAAGTACTAATTGTCCGAATGACTCAAAAGAGTTCAAAGCCCTCTTTCAACTCCAATAATAGATAACTTGCGTTGCTttgcttattattaaaaggttgcgatctACAACTGtctacaattttgaaaaaaaaagagaaagtataACCTACGTGTAAAGTTGCAAATCATAAgcctattatatttaaaaaatagcatgATAACTCTCTTATGAATTATAGAaggaataaatttacttttgaaatcaaagaaaaaaaatatgagataaaaATGGAGAATGAAGTAAGACATGCTAATGACAAAATCATACAACTTAAAAGGATGTTGGAGCTTTCTAAATACTTATGTagctttatcaaaaaaagaaatctttttatatctatttatgcCTGTAGGTGgcatgtacaaaaaatatataccttcatataattaaaaaatatatatttatgcatatatcttttaacttttttaggtGATATGGTCTAAATAAAGAGAGATACGTCCACGAAACAACGTTTTTAAAACGATTTCTTTTATGTTGATTAAAACAGTTTTGGGGTCCCTCGAGGAAGAAATCTGCTACAACCGAGTTGGTTCAGAATGTTGATGTGTCAAttgcaaatctttttaaataatacatgtaaagaaaaataattgggaAAGCGAATAAAAAATCCGATATTCTCTTATGGACAATGAAAAGTTACATACTACTCCGAGTTACATTGGACATATACAAATCATCCAAGTTCCAAGCTGGAGGGGCTCTAGACCCCCCTCCCCAAATCAAATAATCTTTGAAtcttaatagaaaatgtaatatttgaaaaaaaaaattcaaaaaatgtaatatttgaaatttaattaaatttttcaaatatttttccaaaataatcttattttgtgtgaatagctatttatttttgaaattttgccctgaaaattttaatattaaattttcattttattttaacagctctggagttttgaaatttatagatttttgaaactttttttgaaatttttttattttttgtaaatagctatgaatttttgaaatttttctccgaaaaatttaatatttcaactgatttttggcccttttcttctttttcgttTTGGAGGATAAAAGACTATGAAATGCAATCAAGTTAACAATTTGTCAAACTCTCTAAAATGAAggtaaaacataaatattttccacTCAATCTTCTAAACCTCACTacacttttcttttaatatccTGACTACTAGATCATTTGGGGActtttttcgatttcttttttgaagaaaggttGCGGGGTATCAATAAGGGAACTTCTTGCGGGATCTCTAAGGGATTTATACCTACGAAAAAATATCGAGAAATCCtgcattgatttatttaataatataagttttgtcatcattaactatttaataattttttagccaGGCTTGGATCGGGTAACGGATAAGAACTTGTACATTTTAGTAATTATGATAAGAATAAAGAACATgggaatttataataaatgggGGCTTAAGACTAGCTtacaatctattattattttttaaatataaaaagaaatatttcccGGGATCtcgtaatttaaaaatgtatttcccgGAATCCCGCTCAAAGAGTATTTTCCGTGATATGAGAAATCCTACTAGGtatgtacttttaaaagaagaaaacctCATTACGAGACTTGAATGCAAATGATTAATGCTTATTATGGACATATTAATAAATCCATATGATTGATTGCATTTCCTTATCGGTGCACAATACATACTTAGTTATTATTCtagcaatttttaaatatacaaaaatatatatgcaactTTTATAAAGCGATTATCGAAATTCAATCATACATAGAACTAAATGGGCTCTAAGAAATGTGGGGACCAGCAATggacgaaaaaaatattataaactttaattcCCATCCCTATTCAATTTTGGCTCGAGGCATGGATATTGTACCTGGTCTCAAAAgttacacttttttatattttctagtatttttttatgattaaaggTTATTGtggaccttttttaaaatactttatggGGTCTAAGATGTGCTTAATAATGCTTTGGgatttccctgttttatcaaagataatgttCCTCGTTTTTGTTCAACAAACTTCACTTAAACTGGGGTTAAACTTAACTATGttatgatgaataaaacaaggaaactgtaaatcattgagcacatcttagaAGACTTAAATGATTGAAAACAATgtggcaattaaaaaaaaaattatttttaaatcatagcaCCATTTTTGGCAGGGTATAAAAAGGTCTTATTTATACCTAAATATcctaattttgtcaaattataatGACCTGAAATGCCTCAAACTTTagcaaagtcatttttttgattgtcACCAGCTGAAATGATCTTTatggaggggaaaaaaatattaaaccgAAAATGGAACTGTCTTATAATGTATGTAGTGATTTCCATCCTGGTGTTTTGTGGAGCACAAAAATGGAATCTTTGTCATTCTTTGAGACCTGCTCCGAGGACATTCTGAAGAGGGAGTTTGACTGAGGGTGGTACATTTGTCAAATGATAACTCAGGTGTCCTTAAGCCAGTATATTCTGTACTATTATAATAGcgttattcttttaaaataatgaataaatgaaaGGCACATCTGTTgttataaatgtacattgtacaaaccctttcttaaaataattagcCAATTTATATTGCTATGATTATCTATTTACAATGGGCAATATAGGTATgtagaataaatactttaaaggaTACACAAGTTAATGTTGTTGGtacaatttacatttaattGCATTGAATGTGCTCAATTATCCACCAATAATATTAGGTACTCTACTTAAAGGTACattacatacatttgtattcattCGTGTTATTCAGTCAAATGTTGTATAAAATGActcatattttcattgaaaaaaaataaaattataattttattatttatttaaaaatttacaccAAAAGTTATATAGGAATTCATCTTTCAGATATGTTATGACCACAACGATCTATCAAAGAAtgaacataatttcaaaaaggaaaaattccatCCCTCGGATTTTAGCAGACTGCATCCACAATATCCGCTATTATTATGGCCTTTTTATTCAAGGGTTTTTGATAAGGGAGGGGTTAATACCGCCGTTAGGATTATTTGTGATCATATATCATATCAAATTCGAAAAATATCGATATCATAGCATAGTGACTTTTaaggaatgtatttttttaaataaggtaatAAAATCTAACAACTAAATATTTaggcaaaattaattaaaaaaatatttaagttgaaCTGACGTTCGCTCACTttcatatttgtcaaaaatcctttgtcttatttttttcctttataaatcTTATGATctcctttataaaaaagtgtgcaTTGTGCAAAGATCCATGCatcaataataattcttaaaatatttccttctttattttttgttttgaccaAAAAGAATGAATCGGGGCTGACAAGTACTGCGAGGTTCTGAAGGACAAAGTCATCACGTGGATGAAAGCCAAGGATGGGAGCGACGGGTTCACCTTCCAGCAGGACTCAGCCCCTGCTCACAAGGCCAAGAAGACCCTCGACTTGCTCAAGGAAGAAAATTTCGACTTCTGGTGCCTGCACACTTGGGCCTCTAACTCTCCCGATTTAAACTCTATGGACTACTTCTTTCAGTGGGAGTTAGAGAGGCAAGTCTGTTCGAGGCCCCACAACAGTTTGGCCGACCTCAAAAAATCGATCGTGAAGTACTGGGCCAAGGTAAATTCCACTCACGTCGTCTCTGCCTG from Lepeophtheirus salmonis chromosome 1, UVic_Lsal_1.4, whole genome shotgun sequence includes these protein-coding regions:
- the LOC121132299 gene encoding uncharacterized protein; translated protein: MRSKVVFVCLVIMCQGFQFGSASLSDWLIRGRRQIDNVTFNTLDVEGVDAEFPLSTTEKVEANETSSSVTESPVVIDLHNDEFCVDVSTYGEVSFEPVTRKKCDTVFVKNCKDKDEQICDDVTEIQCDIVPFTECSMSMNITPFKSYETVSKTFSKKICKEGMDTVQHTKMMPECRNITKQNCITNWKTDAKGNQVWAGNESCEPVTWRECQLVPRQVDFKVPKIICEEGEPIPYTDLQEAEKEQMTSTMSCEVKHSTNCVPVKQTKCKTLVYQECEEEPVENCSEQEIMIPVQEKEHKKKCLLPDDGTGFPSNPRNLGDDSIEFPTKDSNRIDVLSQGENREETTTSTTLLSITFPTRTATTAEPIVAEESRIRISEGVAPPQSLYRRLRQIAPVRGHVLVDPKYHNYNWQD